A stretch of Actinomycetota bacterium DNA encodes these proteins:
- the ilvB gene encoding biosynthetic-type acetolactate synthase large subunit, with protein sequence MKLTGAQAIVKSLEKEGVKVIFGIPGGATLPIYDALRESKIKHILMRHEQVAAHASDGYARATGKVGVCMATSGPGATNLVTGIANAYMDSIPIVAITGQVPTPVIGTDAFQEADTTGITLPIVKHSYLVKDANELPRVIKEAFYIASTGRPGPVLIDVPRDVSQAVINYKYPESVDLSGYKPTYRGHAKQIKQAAKAIVEAERPIIYAGGGVITSGASEELKKLAELTQIHVTTTLMGKGAFPETHPLSLGMLGMHGTRYANYAMCETDLIIAVGARFDDRVTGKLSTFAPKARVIHIDIDPAEIGKNVTTHIPIVGDARLILHDLIAAFKKILAEGKMVDRTPWNEQVDEWKKKYPLTYRKEGGLKPEFIVEQIYDLTKDKETIITTGVGQNQMWAAQYYKITKPRTFLSSGGLGTMGFGMPAAIGAQFGRPDAIVIDIDGDGSLQMVSQDIATAVVNKLPINIVIMNNGYLGMVRQWQQLFYGHRYYAVDLMPGIPDFVKLAEAYGAKGMRITKPEEVRPALEEAIASPMTVIIDCWIEREENVFPMVAPGAPLSQMIGGEGE encoded by the coding sequence GTGAAGCTGACAGGAGCTCAAGCCATAGTGAAGAGCTTGGAGAAAGAGGGAGTTAAGGTCATCTTCGGAATTCCTGGGGGAGCCACGCTTCCCATCTATGATGCCCTCCGGGAATCGAAGATAAAACACATTCTGATGAGACACGAACAAGTTGCGGCGCATGCTTCCGATGGGTATGCGAGGGCGACGGGGAAGGTTGGAGTGTGTATGGCTACCTCCGGACCGGGAGCGACCAATCTAGTTACCGGAATAGCCAATGCATACATGGATTCGATACCAATCGTGGCCATCACCGGTCAGGTTCCCACCCCCGTAATTGGCACCGACGCTTTTCAGGAAGCTGATACCACCGGAATTACCCTTCCCATAGTCAAGCACAGCTATCTAGTGAAGGATGCCAATGAACTGCCAAGGGTGATTAAAGAGGCATTTTACATCGCTTCCACCGGGCGACCTGGACCGGTGCTCATCGATGTTCCCAGGGATGTATCCCAAGCGGTCATAAATTACAAATATCCCGAGAGTGTCGATTTATCCGGCTATAAACCCACTTATAGGGGACACGCCAAGCAAATAAAACAAGCCGCGAAAGCCATCGTTGAAGCCGAGCGCCCAATCATCTATGCCGGAGGGGGAGTCATCACCTCGGGAGCCTCCGAGGAATTGAAAAAACTCGCCGAGCTTACTCAAATTCATGTGACCACCACGTTGATGGGGAAGGGTGCTTTCCCTGAAACACATCCCCTCTCTCTAGGAATGCTGGGAATGCACGGCACCCGTTATGCCAATTATGCCATGTGCGAAACCGATCTCATCATCGCTGTGGGGGCACGTTTCGACGATAGGGTGACGGGCAAACTTTCCACTTTTGCTCCCAAAGCAAGGGTAATCCACATCGATATAGATCCAGCCGAAATAGGAAAGAATGTGACCACTCATATCCCCATTGTGGGAGATGCCAGGCTGATCCTCCATGATCTCATTGCCGCCTTCAAGAAAATCCTGGCGGAGGGAAAAATGGTGGATAGAACTCCTTGGAACGAGCAAGTAGATGAGTGGAAGAAGAAATATCCCCTCACTTACAGAAAGGAAGGTGGTTTGAAACCGGAATTCATCGTAGAGCAAATTTATGATTTGACGAAGGATAAAGAGACCATAATAACCACTGGAGTGGGGCAGAACCAAATGTGGGCCGCTCAATATTATAAGATTACCAAACCACGGACGTTCCTTTCATCGGGAGGCTTGGGGACCATGGGATTTGGCATGCCCGCGGCAATTGGTGCACAGTTTGGTCGCCCCGATGCCATAGTCATAGATATCGATGGGGATGGTAGTCTGCAAATGGTCTCGCAGGATATTGCAACGGCTGTTGTGAATAAGTTGCCCATCAATATCGTCATCATGAACAACGGCTATCTGGGAATGGTCAGGCAGTGGCAGCAGCTTTTTTATGGACATCGGTATTACGCTGTCGATTTGATGCCCGGAATTCCGGATTTTGTAAAGCTTGCTGAGGCCTATGGAGCCAAGGGCATGAGGATAACAAAACCCGAGGAGGTAAGACCAGCCTTAGAGGAGGCAATCGCTTCTCCCATGACCGTGATAATAGATTGCTGGATCGAGAGGGAGGAGAACGTATTTCCCATGGTTGCCCCAGGAGCACCACTCAGCCAGATGATCGGAGGTGAGGGAGAGTGA
- the ilvD gene encoding dihydroxy-acid dehydratase, whose protein sequence is MNLRSDVVKRGLSKAPHRSLLKAAGLSDEEINRPLIGIVNSANEIISGHIHLDNIAQAVKAGVRMAGGTPLEFCTIGICDGIAMNHPGMKYSLASREVIADSIELMVQAHRFDALVMIPNCDKIVPGMLMAAMRINIPTIFISGGPMLTGRYKRRDIDLISVFEAVGAVEAGKMSQEELAGIEDYACPSCGSCSGMFTANTMNCLTEALGMALPGNGTIPAVYSERIRLAKRAGMQIMELLQKDIKPRDIMTLAAFENALTVDMALGGSTNTVLHLPAIACEGGIVLDLDIVDKISNSTPNLCQISPASTTHIYELNEAGGIPALMAELARVNLIHTGTITVTGKTIGENIKDVENLNPEVIRPITNPYSTTGGLAILSGNLAPEGAVVKQSAVLPEMLRHSGPARVFDSEEQAVEAIMGGKINKGDVIIIRYEGPKGGPGMREMLTPTSAVVGRGLDRDVALITDGRFSGGTRGAAIGHVSPEAQEGGPIAIIREGDLIEIDIPGRKLNLKLDQSEMDGRMKEWSPPPFKVKEGYLALYAKLVSSASKGAIIPRS, encoded by the coding sequence ATGAATTTAAGAAGCGATGTTGTGAAAAGGGGCTTAAGTAAAGCTCCCCATAGATCGTTACTTAAAGCAGCTGGATTGAGCGATGAGGAGATAAATCGACCCTTAATCGGTATCGTCAACTCAGCTAATGAAATTATCTCGGGCCATATCCATCTTGATAATATTGCTCAAGCTGTGAAAGCGGGGGTGCGCATGGCTGGTGGGACTCCCCTTGAATTTTGCACCATTGGTATCTGCGATGGCATCGCCATGAATCATCCAGGTATGAAATATTCTTTGGCTAGCCGTGAGGTGATTGCCGATTCCATAGAGCTCATGGTGCAAGCGCACCGCTTTGATGCCTTGGTCATGATCCCCAACTGCGACAAAATAGTTCCGGGAATGCTCATGGCGGCAATGAGGATAAATATCCCAACCATCTTCATTAGCGGTGGTCCCATGCTCACGGGACGATACAAACGTCGGGATATCGATTTGATTTCCGTTTTTGAAGCCGTTGGTGCAGTTGAAGCTGGTAAGATGAGCCAGGAAGAGTTGGCCGGAATCGAGGATTATGCCTGCCCCAGTTGTGGTTCCTGCTCCGGTATGTTTACCGCTAATACCATGAATTGTTTGACCGAGGCTCTGGGTATGGCTTTACCAGGCAATGGTACTATTCCCGCCGTTTACTCTGAAAGGATTAGATTAGCAAAAAGGGCTGGGATGCAGATAATGGAGCTTTTACAAAAGGACATAAAACCCCGCGACATCATGACGCTTGCAGCCTTTGAGAACGCATTGACTGTGGATATGGCCCTTGGTGGTTCGACGAATACGGTACTTCACCTTCCGGCCATTGCGTGTGAAGGAGGAATAGTTCTTGATTTGGATATAGTTGATAAGATCAGCAACAGTACTCCCAATCTTTGTCAGATAAGTCCGGCGAGCACCACTCACATTTATGAATTAAACGAAGCCGGTGGGATACCAGCGCTTATGGCCGAACTAGCCAGAGTGAATTTGATACATACCGGTACGATTACCGTGACGGGTAAAACCATTGGAGAAAATATCAAGGATGTTGAAAATCTTAACCCCGAAGTTATAAGACCCATAACCAATCCCTATTCAACGACGGGGGGTCTGGCAATCTTAAGCGGAAATTTGGCTCCCGAAGGAGCGGTGGTCAAACAATCAGCTGTTTTGCCGGAGATGCTTCGACATTCCGGTCCCGCCAGGGTCTTTGATTCTGAAGAACAAGCCGTTGAGGCAATCATGGGAGGCAAAATAAATAAGGGAGACGTTATCATCATTCGTTACGAAGGACCGAAGGGCGGTCCGGGAATGAGGGAGATGCTCACCCCCACCTCGGCGGTCGTGGGCAGGGGACTGGATAGGGATGTAGCCCTAATTACCGATGGGCGCTTTTCGGGAGGAACAAGAGGTGCAGCAATTGGACACGTCTCCCCCGAAGCCCAAGAGGGCGGACCCATCGCCATCATACGAGAGGGGGATTTGATCGAAATAGACATACCCGGAAGAAAATTGAATTTAAAATTGGATCAAAGCGAAATGGATGGGAGGATGAAAGAGTGGTCGCCTCCTCCTTTCAAAGTCAAGGAAGGATATTTGGCTTTATACGCGAAATTGGTATCATCCGCTTCTAAAGGAGCAATAATCCCAAGAAGTTGA
- the ilvN gene encoding acetolactate synthase small subunit, translating into MRHTISVLVENKPGVLARVSSLFRRRGFNIHSLAVGPTEDIEVSRMTIVVDVEERPLEQVTKQLHKLVNVIKISDLDPKESVERELVLIKVNATAEVRPEIIEIVDIFRAKIVDVSQTTLTIEVTGTEDKVKAMEDLLRPYGIRELVRTGKVALPRGGRAGG; encoded by the coding sequence GTGAGACACACTATATCAGTGTTGGTTGAAAATAAACCAGGAGTTTTAGCCAGGGTGTCGAGTCTCTTTAGACGTAGGGGTTTTAATATCCATAGCTTAGCTGTGGGACCCACCGAAGACATTGAGGTCTCCAGGATGACCATCGTGGTCGATGTCGAGGAGCGTCCTCTGGAGCAGGTGACCAAACAGCTCCATAAGCTGGTGAATGTGATCAAGATAAGCGATCTAGATCCCAAAGAGTCCGTGGAAAGAGAGTTGGTTTTGATTAAAGTTAACGCCACCGCGGAGGTTAGACCGGAGATCATCGAGATAGTGGACATATTCAGAGCCAAGATAGTGGATGTCAGTCAAACCACCCTTACCATAGAGGTTACGGGAACAGAGGATAAGGTCAAAGCCATGGAGGATTTACTTCGGCCCTATGGTATAAGAGAGTTGGTTCGCACGGGTAAAGTTGCCCTCCCTAGAGGAGGCAGGGCAGGAGGGTAA